In a single window of the Spirochaetota bacterium genome:
- a CDS encoding periplasmic heavy metal sensor, producing the protein MKRVGVFVLALTLVTTVAFAQEPKCKAQPCDMSMKKGPIFGDVQRLKQELGLSDAQVDKIVEINTQYEKRMLDIKEKLAPKMVQLKKLLLEDEVDINAVRAKLKEIGDLRIELHLLRIQHVMDIEKQLNKEQLKKLRAHKKMEMQKMEKMRPHGPMGFDEPMM; encoded by the coding sequence ATGAAACGTGTTGGTGTGTTTGTTTTAGCTCTGACCCTGGTTACAACAGTTGCTTTTGCACAGGAACCAAAATGCAAAGCTCAACCGTGTGATATGTCAATGAAAAAAGGGCCAATCTTTGGTGATGTACAGCGATTAAAACAGGAATTGGGTTTATCTGACGCGCAGGTGGATAAGATTGTTGAAATTAATACTCAGTATGAAAAACGCATGCTTGATATAAAAGAAAAACTTGCTCCAAAAATGGTCCAATTGAAAAAGCTTTTGCTTGAAGATGAAGTTGATATTAACGCAGTGCGCGCTAAGCTTAAAGAAATAGGAGATTTACGAATTGAATTGCATTTGCTGAGGATACAGCATGTGATGGATATTGAGAAACAGCTTAACAAGGAACAGCTAAAAAAATTGAGAGCGCATAAAAAGATGGAGATGCAGAAGATGGAAAAAATGCGCCCCCATGGGCCAATGGGATTTGATGAACCCATGATGTAA